One window from the genome of Haloprofundus halobius encodes:
- a CDS encoding uracil-DNA glycosylase, which produces MDAHQHRLENPFSMDENCTNCPALCETREHIVHGYGDVGAEFLFVGEMPSAGADEAGIPFVGDAAGERLQYVLGELGFSRSPPESTDPDLQNVFLTNLTRCRHPERAPTDEEIETCEPYLNAEIRMINPQIIVPVGQRALEALAFDYTTRRVESFDVDAEHATTIRGRGFELVPMVELDRQTDDQTEAFVEHVTENVFGRDYRQTKGRRGR; this is translated from the coding sequence GTGGACGCCCACCAGCACAGGCTGGAGAACCCCTTCAGCATGGACGAGAACTGCACGAACTGCCCGGCGCTCTGCGAGACGCGCGAGCACATCGTCCACGGCTACGGCGACGTGGGCGCGGAGTTCCTCTTCGTCGGCGAGATGCCGAGCGCCGGGGCCGACGAGGCAGGGATTCCGTTCGTCGGCGACGCGGCGGGCGAACGCCTCCAGTACGTTCTCGGCGAACTCGGCTTCTCACGGTCGCCGCCGGAGTCGACCGACCCCGACCTCCAGAACGTCTTTCTCACGAACCTGACGCGCTGTCGCCACCCCGAGCGTGCGCCGACCGACGAGGAGATAGAGACGTGCGAACCGTATCTCAACGCCGAGATTCGGATGATAAACCCGCAAATCATCGTCCCCGTCGGCCAGCGGGCGCTCGAAGCGCTGGCGTTCGACTACACCACCCGCCGCGTCGAGAGCTTCGACGTCGACGCGGAACACGCGACGACGATTCGCGGCCGCGGCTTCGAACTCGTGCCGATGGTCGAACTCGACAGACAGACCGACGACCAGACCGAGGCGTTCGTCGAACACGTCACCGAGAACGTCTTCGGCCGCGACTACCGGCAGACGAAGGGCCGACGCGGACGGTAG